CATAATAGTGGTTCTGACCATAGTCGCTATTTACTTCTTTATAGTTAGTCAGATAAAGGTTACAATTTTCCGTATCACTGATATTCTGCCAGTTCACAGATATTTTCTGTCCGTAAACATACGTATCGGACATGGTAGCATAAACTCCCATCAGGGCAGCCTCGGCCATAGCCTCGGTATTGAACACATTTGTGTTACTTTGTTTGGAGGGGGTGTCAGTTGCCAGGAAATCATCACATGAAGTAGTGATCAGCATGGCAGCTGCCAAAGTTAATATATATAATTTCTTCATGATCATTAGTTTTTTAGAGTGTCAGGTTAATACCAAATAAGAATGAATGAGCTTTCGGGTAAGCAGAGTAGTCAACACCCGGGGTCAATGGAGTGCTACGACGGGTATCTACCTCAGGATCTTGTCCGGAATACTTTGTCCAACAATGCAGGTTGTAACCAGTGAAGTATACACGCAACTTCTCAACCAGGAACTTCTTAGTCCAAGCCTTCGGTAAAGTATAACCGATTGTAAGATTACTCAAGCGAAGGAATGAACCATCTTCGATAGCATAGTCCGTCATGACCGTAGAGTTCATCAATGGATGCCAGATCGTAGCATTCTGATTGATTTCCTGCAAACGTGCCGGATTCGCATATTCACCATACATGATATTGTAACCGGTTTCAGGATCGATAGTGGTAAAACGCTTATCCAAGGCCATATCGCTACTCAGATTCTGATACTTCTTGGAACCTGCATACGTAGTATTATCTATTTTATTGGCATTCAGAATGTCATTACCATAACTCCAGTTGAACTGTACACCAAAGTCGATGCCTTTATAGTCCGCATTGATATTGAAACCACCAGTATGTTTCGGCATGGCATTACCAATGACGGTACGGTCATTCGTAGTGACTTTATCAGAACCATCATCCGTCAATTTCTTTAGTTTCATGTGTCCAGGACCAAACCAGTTACCGCTGGTTGCAATAATATCACTACAATCGGCTACACCCGGTTTGATGATCCAACGTTTCGTTTCTTCGTTAAAAGTAAAGTCATCGAAAGAATAGAAACCATCTTGTTTGTAACCATAGATCTGACCAATGGATTTACCTACAATGGCACGATAATCATCCGAACCGATACTTACTCCCCAACCGGAAGTAGCAATCATAGAGTCGGAACCATCCAGTTTGTCAACAGTATTGCGGTTGAAAGAGATATTGAAACCCAATGACAAGTTGAAGTCCTTAGTTTCAACGGCATACCAGTTAGCTGTCAACTCCACACCTTTGTTAGTAGTCTGTCCCAGGTTGCGGTATTGAGTGCCGTAACCGGAATGAGTCGGGATATCCACAGCCAGAATCAAATCCTTAGTTACATCCTTATAAGCATCGATTACCACATTCACTTTATCATTAAAGAATCCCAGATCCAAACCGATGTTGGCAGAAGTCTTGGTTTCCCAAGTCAGGTTCTCGTTACGGAGTGTATTGGTTGGTTTCAAACCACTTTGCACTTTCTCACCGATATAGTAGAGTCTGTTTGCAGAGCTTTCGAAACTGTATTGCTGACGCCAGTAAGAACCTACACGTGCATTACCTACCTGTCCGTAACTTAAACGAAGCTTAGCATTAGAAAGCCAACTTTTAGTAGCTTCCATAAAAGGTTCCTCAGACAGACGCCATGCCAAAGCACCAGCAGGGAAGAAACCCCATTGTTTGCCCGGAGCAAATACGTTTGTACCATCTTCACGAGCTGTGAAAGTCAGATAATAACGGTCTTTCAACGTATAGTTCAAACGACCGAAGAAAGAAGAGGTACGCGACGGCTCACCTATATCATTATAAGTAGGCAACGGTTCACCATAATTCCACATAGCCAATACTTGTTCTGCTGTAAAGTCCTTCGGGAAGAATTTGGATTGAAGGGTCATCTTGTCCGATTTGCCGGAGAAAATCTCCTGTCCAAACATAATATTGAAACGGTGATCTTTTGCAACCGTAAAATCATACGTCAGATGATTCTGTATCGTAAAACGATAACCATCGGTATATTCACGTTTGGCAACGGGCTGTCCACCATTAGCATTAGATTCACCGGTCTTCTTCAACCAGATATTATCCGTATGTGCTTTCTCGTAAGAGTAGCTACCCTGAACACGATAATCCAAACCTTTGATGATATGGAATGTCAAACCGACATTATAAGAATTAACAAATGAGTACTGTTTCTTAAACTCATTGGTAATGTTGTAAATCGGATCATTCAACATACTAGCAGATTCTGCCCAGTCGAGCTCTTCGCTGGTACCCACCAGGTTCTCCATAGACAAAGTCGTTATACTCTTTACCGGAGCATACTTGACACCATCACGGAGCTTACGTCCACCGGATACGTCGGGACCATCAATCACCGTATTCGTAGTACGGGCTGTAACGTCCAGATCAATGACTTTACCAAAAGATTTATTCAGCTTAATGTTGAAGTTATCACGTACATAGTTAGAGTTCAACATGATGTAATCTTCATCATCACGTGTATAACTGATATTGTAGCGCATAGTTTCCGTACCACCCGAAAGCGATACATTGAAATTCTTCTGTACACCGGTATTGCCGTACAGCTGATCCTGCCAGTCGATACCTTCACGGTATTTGTAAAGGTCTATATCATCCCACATACCATACATGCTGTAGAAGCCTGCACTGGATACATTCGGGCTCGAATCGATTTCCTTCTGATAATATACATATTCATAAGGAGAAAGGACATCCGTCAGATTGTAGGTTTTCTTTATACCAACATAAGAATTCACATCTACCACTGTCTTACCGGCTTTACCACTCTTTGTAGTCACCAGAACTACACCATTAGCACCCTTGGCACCATAGATTGCCGTAGAAGAAGCATCTTTCAATACACTGATATCCTGGATGTCACCGGGAGGAATATCATTAATATTCTTCACGATAAAGCCATCTACGATATAAAGCGGAGAATTATCCTGGGTAATAGAACCACCACCGCGTACACGTACTTTGATTTCGGCATCGGGAGAACCGTCCGTTACCGTTACGTTCACACCTGCCAGATGTCCGCTCATAGCCTGCAAGGCAGAAGTTACAGGGATATCTTTCAGTACCTTGTCGTTCATAGAAGAAACAGAACCGGTCAGGTCTTTCTTCTTCATCGTACCGTAACCTACAACGACTACTTCATCCAACATTTTAGAGTCGTCCTGAAGCTTAATACTTAGCGTCTTCCCGGCAACGGCATCTATCTCCTGGGCCTGCATACCTATATATGAGATGACCAGTTTCTTACCTTTGCCACTGACCTTCAGAGTAAAATCACCGTTTATATCGGTAATCGTTCCGTTACCTGCATTACCCTTTTCTACAACGGATGCACCGATAACACCTTCTCCCGTGGAGTCTGTCACATTACCTTTAACAGTAATCTCTTGTGCAGACAGTCCGATAGGAACCATCAACAGTATAGCCATTAGCCATACAAAACACTTGTTTTTCATTTCTACAGATTTTTGTTTCACATTAATAAAGGATTTAGTTTCACATATTTTTTCCTGTTGCAAATGTGACAATTTGCGGATGGAGAGAGGAGTAAAAACTATCGGAAAAAGAGGAAAATATCTGTTAGAACAATAAATACAAGGGGGTTACACAAAAAATCCCAGACTTTCACAAGCCCGGGATCTCACATGCAAAAAATGTCAATGTGTTATAGTGCCATTACGATTCATTAACTTAAAGAGCACTCTCAAGTCCTAATGAACCATAAAGATTGACCGCACGTACTTTTAAATTTCCTTTCATCACGAATCCTGTTTCGAAAACCGGCTTTTGAGCAAAACCCACCACCTGATCATTATCGAAAATGATATAACCGGCAGCATCGGATACAGCTTTCCAAGTAATCTTCGTTCCTTGTTTTTTCAGATTCTGCGGAGCCGGTAGTTTTTCCATCATTGTACGAGGATCCCATCCGTCATTACCCGGAATGATACGTTCGTATACATAGCTATCCGCCTCCTCTTTGGTAACGATAGCACGACAAGAGCCTTTTGGCGGGTTATTCGGTCCGCGTCCGTCATATTCTGTTTTACGTAGGCTCAAGTCGAGTACATTACCTTCGGTATCACGACTATCATACTCTGCAAATAATCCGGGAATAGCTCCCATATTGGTCCAACCCTCGGGAGCAAGAGGAATGCGCATAGTGGTATGTATATAGACAGCACGCGGCGAGTTGTGCCAGGGACGCCCCAACTTCTGTTTACCGTCGGCAGCAGAGGCATTGCCATCCACAATGCAATCACGGAAAATATATCCGAACTTTGCATCCTTATGACAGGGAGCGACAATTACAGAACCGCTACGTACATTATATAATGTACAGTTTTCAAGTAAAGCATCTCCCCCACCATAAAAATAATCGACTGCACCTTCAATCCAACAGTCTTTCACATAGTGGCGGTGAGAATCATTAGTAGAAGTCATCCAGGTGTCTTGAAAAGAACGGAAAATGCAGTTATTGAACGCTGCACAATCTGCCTGGCTGCTCATAGCCAATGCCTGTGGACCATTCTGGCTCTCTACCCCCCAATCATTCACATAAGAGATATTCTCAGTATAGAAATGATCGGCTTTCACCTTAACAACGCTTCCCTCAAACTTATAGACTTCGGAAGAAGGATTATGAACCGAATGTTTCCAAAAAGCCGTCCTTGCCGATTCTGTACCTTCTTCAGGCTTTCCACCTACATTCAGGAGATGATGAATGATGGTTTTATCCTTGTCCTGACCGATCAGGTGGACATACGTTTTGGTTTCGGGTATTACCACATGTTCCCGGTACGAACCGTTCTTTACGAAAATCAACCACGGCTCTTGCCGGTTGTCGGGTACTGCATCAATAGCAGCCTGAATGCTTGTGTAGTCACCACTACCATCCTGGGCCACTACAGCCTGAAATGGTGATGCAGTATTCCGGGCATGACCTCCTAATAAAATGCCCATAAATAATGCCGTAAGAATTATCTTCTTCATACTTAATATATTTAATAATTGGTTTGAATTTTACTTTACCAGGCCGTTCAGATAAACTTCCAGATTGGTATAACCTTCTTTACTCAATGTAGTGGCAATGCCATCGGAAACATCTTTCGGATTCAGTCCATGGGCCGCTTCCCAAACATCGGGTATGCCGTCTCCATCAGTATCCCGCAGTTCATCGGCTGTAATGCCTCCATCGCTCAATGTAGGCCAAGGGTTGGTGGCTCCTTCCGGTTTCACATCTGCCGGCAAGTCTATCAGGCCGGGAACACTTTCCGCTCCTTTTGTCACACTACCGATATAGGTAGCCGTACCGTTTCTGGTTTCTTCTATAACACGTATATCAATGGCATCCCGTTGCCTGGAACATCCCGCTTGATCCAATACGAGTTCATAAGCTTGTTTTGCACTATGAGTAGTGATAATGCCTGCATCCAGAGGTTCGGACAGACGCATTTCCTTTTTCACTTTCTTTGTGAATGTATTGTCACAAGAAGCATTATTGATTTGCCCGTAAATACCTTTGGTCCAGTTATCTTGGGTTACTTCCTCATTTCCTTCGATGATATTGCCGTCTACATAAAATTTCCCCCATACGTGTTCCATTGGTTTCCAGGCATTGGGAGTGCCGTCTGCATTCATGCAATACTTCTTTATGCGTACTCCTATGGCGGCAATACGGTAGCGGACAGGGCTGTTTTTCGGTGTAGCCGGTCCTGGTTTATAATAATTGTTCACAATATTGACACACATGCCTTCTCCGCCATAGCAACCGTTTCCGGCCCAGTTGTAGAATACGTTATTCCTCATATCCATGTGTTCGCGTTCCTGAGTAAATGGACGAGGCCCCAGACGGGGTACACGACTTTCGTGATGTGCCAGCAGATTATGATGAAAAGAAGCTTTTGCTCCTCCCCAGATCGCTCCATATCCATGTTTGCCTTTAGCATGACCTGCTGTGCGAAGACTTTCGGAAACCAGGCACCATTGAACAGTCAGATTCTCACCACCATATATAGAACAACATTCATCTACCGACCAACTAATAGAGCAATGGTCAATGATCAGATTCCTGCAATCTGTACTTCCAAGTCCGTCAGGCTCTCCACCTCCTTCGTTGCCTACACGAAAACGCAGATAGCGGACTATTACATTATCAGCATTGATAGTTACCGGATAACGGGCTATACAGACACCTTGTCCCGGCGCACTCTGCCCGGCAATGGTTAAATCCCCATTAGTGATATCAAGGCGTTTATCCAGGAAGATCGTTCCAGCTACATCAAAGACAACCGTACGTGCTCCCTCCTGTGATAGGGCGTAGCGTAACGTCCCTTCCTGCAGACCATCTTCCAAAGTCGTTACATGATAGACTTTGCCTCCACGGCCACCTGTTGTATTCCGCCCGAAGCCTTCAGCGCCGGGAAAGGCTATCAGTTCCTTTGTTGTTTCCGTTTGTTCGTCATCAGGCAGGACACTCGCTCCTGCCGGTATGATTGGAAGCAGGAATAAGGCCAGACATAAGAAACGTATAATGTACGCCCCGTTCATTCTGTTTTTCATTTCGTTTTTCATATATACTCTCTTCTAAGATTGGTTCATGTGATGCAAAAGTGAGGAATCCATAGTAAAAAGAGGGGGAAAAACTGATAGAAAAGGGGGACTGATGCTATAAAACGGCGAAAACCACCTATCAAACCACATTCACACCAAAAGACGGCTTCCCGATTGAAACCTCCGTTTCATATCGACAAGCCGCCCGTCTCCCGTTACAGGAGTGCTTTCAAATAGGTAAAAACGATGAAAGCAATATTTATAATCTATTCTGGATATCTGAGTTACTATTACGTTGCCCTTTACTGCGGATATCTCCACCAAATGTGTAGGAAACGCCGATGCGGAAACCGGTAAAGGCAAACTGATTATCTGTCGTCATCCGGACACCGTTGGATACCGTCTCAAGTTTGGAATGACTGATCAGGATATTATTCACATTCAGGCTAAGACTGAGTTTATTATCCAGCATACGATAAAGCAAACCTGCACTGATACCGTAATTAGGCTTTATCAGATAAACCCCACTATATTGACGCGAAGTGAACCAACCGGAAAGCGTTCCAATGAATGTCTTCTTCGAATTGAAGAAGAACGTATTGCGCAAACTGGCATTATAGGCCCATCCTTTCTCTTCGGCAGATGTGGAAGCGGCGCTGGAAGTCGTACGGCTATAGTTTACCCCATGCTGTACATAAGCCTGCATCCATCCTGTACGGAATGTATATGAATTATTCAATCCAAAAGAGTGCGTTTCCATAAAGTTATCCCACAGGAAAGAGCTGACATTTGTTTCCGGATCCAAACCTACCACCTGGAAGAATACATCGTCCGAATAAGAATAGAAAGCGGAAAAATTAAGATTGTTCTTAAATGTATATCCCAATTCGGCATTATACGTATAACTCGGTTTCAAATCTTCCTTTCCACAAGCATAAGTGTACTTATTCTGATAGAAAGGGAACGGATTCACCATATTCTGCGAGGGGCGTGAAATACGGTTGGATAAGCTAAGATTCAATGCATTCAGTTCATTAGGTGAGTACAAGAAGTAGAGCGTAGGAAACAGACGGGTATAATCATGCTTGTCTGTCTTATTCGCCGACTCGGAAATACCGGTAGTACGGGTGTGCTCCATACGTACGCCCAACTGCATAGAAAACTGTTTGGAGAACGCACGATTGTAATCGGCATAAAGGGCATAAATCTGTTCCTTATAGTGGAAGTAATCATCCTGCACCAGTGTCGGGTCCGAAGTATCATAATTGATGCGATTGCGGGTATCTGTGAAAGAGACCTTGGCTCCTGCAGTTACCTTATACTTTTCAAACGGAAGTGTAAAGTCGAGTGCAGAAGAGAATACGTCTACCTTACGGTCTTGCAGATAGCTATAATCAAAATTGGTTCCAGGTATTGCTACACCGTCAGGAGTCTGAGTTTCGGACAGGAAGCCCATATGACTATCCCGGTTATCACGCAGGTAGTCCACATCCCAAGTCATCTTTTTGCCTTTATCACCCCAAGTCTTATCTGTATGGAAATTCAAGTTAAGACGATCGGACTTGCCTCCTTCTTTGCTATCTGAGAACAGAAGAGAATCCAAACGGGTAGTAGCTACATCATAAACTTCCGTAACGGAAACGGCTTTGGCATCTTTAGGATTACCATAATTATAAACAGCTTGCAGACCTACAGTCCAGTTATGCTCCAAAGCAACGTCCACACCTGCCTGACCATAATAACTCTGCATATACTTCTTGTAATCCGTACGTCCGTCCCAGGTATTCTTGGCGAAATAGCGGCGGTTTGCTTCACGCGTTTCATAGTTACCTTGTGTGGTACCTGCATTGACGAATGAGGATACACGGCCTTTACTGATATTCAGGTTTACTCCGCCATAACCGTAATTATCCTTCTCACCGACATTATACGAAGTGGATACCGTACCTCCCAAGTAATCTTTAGGACGCGATTTCAGGCGTATGTTGATGATACCTGCATTACCTGCTGCATCATACTTGGACGGTGGAGTGGTGATCACTTCTACTTTCTGTATCTGCGAAGCGTCATAAGACCGGAGATAGTCGATCAGTTCGTCGCCGGAAAGTTTCGTTTCACGGTCGTTGATATACACTTTCACGCCTCCTTTACCTATAATATCAATGCTATTCTGTCCTACACGCAAACCAGGTACTTCGCGCAAAAGGTCGAGTGCATTTCCACCGGCAGAGGCAATGGAGTTGTGAGTATCAAAAACCACTCTGTCCACCAGACGTTTAATTACCGGACGGGCGGCTGTGACAGTCACTTCATTTAAAAAGGTAGAAGAGGATTTCAGGGTGAGCATACCTACATTCTTATTTTCCTGTAAAGAGACAGGCAGGTAGATGTCTTCACAACCGATTAGAGTGATATGCAACAGATATTTCCCTTTAGGTTGAGTAAAAGTAAAACAACCTTGTGCGTCCGTCAGCATACCTGTAATGTATGTACTGTCTTTAGCTTGCTTTAAAAGGATGTTTGCTACTTCCATCGGCTGATTGTTTTCATCTTGTACGCAACCGGAGAGTTGATAGCTTTGAGCAGAAATAGAAACCGCTACACATAACATAAGGAATAAGAACGTAAGTCTTCTCCCAATAGACTTCATTGAATTTGCTTTCATCGTTTGATTGATTTTAATGTTTCACTTTTCGTTTTTACCTGATGCAAATTTAAGGGTGAAACGTATCTCAAACGGTCTATATCAGGATATAAAAGTTCTATATCAGCAGCACCATCACACCTCATTATCAATAAATTACACTCTTCTTTCTCTATATTTACCTTTTTAAGGTCTATATACTATCTATATGCATTGAAGAAAGGGTTCATTTTTGCTGGGTTATGAACACAATCCAACTCCTGATCCGCATAAATAATATTAAGTTTCAGAGGTTAAGCCGCCGCATCGCCACTTTTATCCCTTTTCGCTGCGACGGTTAAGGAAAATTGTAGTAGGTACTTATTCTTTCCACCATGGAGAAAGTTGCTTTCCATTACGGGGAAACTTTCTTTCCACCATGGTGGAAAGAAAGAAACTCCACGGTAGAAAGAATAAGCGTTCGGATGGAAAAGCCTAACCGTTGGAAGGGAAAAAGCATAGGAATGCCTAAGAAAGGAATTAGCTATTGCATTTAGTTCATTTCTTTCCGGATATGAATTAGTTGACGAGAAAACAAGCCTTATTTCTCTAAAATGAACCCGACAATGTCCTCCTTCTCTCCCATTCCAAGTTTCTTTCGGATATTTGTCTTCCGCTGATAAATGGTTGGAATGCTTTGTTGTGTCACAACACTAATCTCTTTCGTCGAGAATTCTGCGCAAAGCAGACAACAAAGCTGCTGTTCCTTATCAATAAGCACAGAACCGAAACGCCGGTTCATTTGGGTATAGAACCCATTATATATACGGTCGATTACGGGATACAGATCCTCCCACACTAAAAGGCTTTCTACCGGCAACTCGCGGTTCGTGATACCGGATATACGACGAAGCAACTCCTGATTTTGAGATGTAGGTTGTGTAGCAACCAAGCGTATAATGCCCAACTGTTGCAAAAGTATCTTTCGGAAAAACTGTCCATCTTCCACTTCTTTATCAGTACTTCCGGCAACTCTCTGTTCATCATCTCCTTTTGTAGCATCTGCCAGCAAGCGATTTAGTGTTTCAATACGTTCTTCCGCCTTAATCAAGCGATGACGACGCCTCCGGATATAAAAAAAGGCCCCGCCACCTACTACAACCAACAACAGCAAACAGCCTAATAATGTCAGCTGTGCCTCTTGCCGTTCCACCGTCAGCATCAAGTTAGCATTCGAAAGTGACTCTTTGCTTTCGTCCTTTCGCCGGATAGTACTTTGCAAGGCATAAAGGGCATTGTGAACAGAGTCATTATATCGCATCACTTTCAGGAAGTCAAACGTACGATGACGAGTATAATCTATCAATCCCTGATAATAACTCATCATATTTTCTGTAGTCAGAAACTTCTCCTGACAAGCAAGCAGCGATCTGCCCTGATCGAGATAATATTGGGCAGAATCCAGTTTTCCCATCTTTAGAAAACATTCTGTCAGCACCAGATCAGTCATTGCAATCTGCCCTCCGTCCAGCGTCAGGCTTCGCAAGCGTTTCGAAACAACTGCTGCCTTTTCGTAATCATTGCCGATATAAGACAACATTTGTGCATAGTTTCGCAGATAATGTACCAAGCGAGCCGTATCCTTCTTCTGCTCCACCAAGGCAATGCTCCGGTCCATATAGTAAGAAGCAGAATCATTCCCCTGCAGTCCCATGGCAATACCCAAAGAATAGCACAATCCTTCATCTTCACGAATAGCAATCGCCCGGAGATGTGCTTCTATTGCCTTTTTATAGTCCTTATCAACATATACATACCTGTTAGCTTTCTCAGCAAGCATGCTGACCATCAGATAAGTATCTCTACAGGCTGTAGCTGCTGCGATACCACTATCAAGTACAGACATAGCTTCTTCATGTCTTTTCTGCCAATATAAATACTTGGATTTCAACACAAATGAATTAAGCATTTTCACCGTGTCCGGACCGGCAACAAAGTAATCGAATGCCGGAAGAATCAGAGAGTCCTCCGTCATGGAATTTCCCCGTACGTTATGCACAAATGTACGCAGCCAACCATACAGCATCTTTTCCTCAAACGGCAACCGCTCCGGATTCTTGATTGATGACAGAAGCTTCATAGCACTATCCGAATTTCCATAAATCACTGCATCCGCCTGGCGAAGCAAAGTAGTATTGTCCGTATGCCTGCAAGCACACAGCAGAATACTACTTATGATGAAAAGATATAAGAGTTTCTTCATATAGTATAGCCCTTCACAGGCAACAAAGGTATAGTCTCCTTTCTAAATCACTGTACAACCGCATCACGTAATTGCTTCAAAGCCTGCTCCAGCATCGAACGGGGACAACCGATATTCAATCGCATAAAACCTTCTCCCGGCACACCGAACATGGTTCCATCATTCAGAGCCAAGTGTGCTTTCTCTGCAAAAAGACGAGTCAATGCCTCTTGTGCCAGCCCTAAAGCACGACAATCCAGAAAAACAAGGTAAGAAGCCTGCGGACGTATCATACTGATGCCCGGAATATATTCTTTCAGGTAGTTCTCAGTAAAGTCTATATTTCCTTTTATATAGTCGAGCATCTGTTCCAGCCATTCCGCACCATGCATATAAGCTGCTGCCGCACCGATATAAGCAAGCAAATGTCCTTCGGAAAACTCACCAGCTTCCATAAAAGTCTGGAAGCGCTCACGAATACCTTTATCAACAGTGATTGCATACGAACTGCCCAACCCCGGCATATTGAATGCTTTACTGGGAGCCATAAAAACAAGAGAATTTGCAGCTGCTTTTTCAGAAACCGTGGCAAACGGATGATGCTTATAAGGTGGTAGAGTCAAGTCAGCATGTATCTCATCAGAGATCACAAAAGTACCGCTGTCATAACAAATGACAGCTATTTCTCTCAGTTCATCCGCTGTCCAGACACGCCCACCGGGATTATGAGGATTACACAGAATGAGCACTTTACAATCTTGTATATCTTTGCGGAAACGTTCAAAGTCAATCTGATACTGTCCGTCACATAGTTCCAGAGGCGAATATACCACTTCACGCCCCATGCGTTCGGTCACCAGAAAGAAAGGATGATAGACAGGAGTCATCACCATCACTTTATCACCCGGATTAGTGAAACACTGCAAGGCAAAAGCCTGTCCACGGACAATCCCCGGGACAAATGTCAACATCTCACGGGATATATCCCATCCGTGACGATGGCGCAACCATGCACAAATGGAAGTATACCATTCTTCACAGGCAAAAGTATATCCCAACACCTCATGTTCCAAGCGCTTTTTCAAAGCGTCCATTACAAAAGGCGGAGTGCGGAAATCCATATCAGCTACCCACATAGGGAGTAAATCATCACGTCCCCAGATATTTTTTACGCCATCCCACTTCACGGAGTTGGTACCACGGCGTTCAATGATTTCATCAAAATTGTATTTCATCGTTCTATTTCTATTTACGTAAGTCACACAAATCATAGTACCCATTCTCATATCGGAAAGAGTACAAACACCGCCACATCCCACACCGCATGCGACACGATCAGTGCCCCTAACTTCTGCGGATACAGCCTGTAAGCCAGTCCCCAAATAGCTCCAACTACCAATGCTGCCATCACCAACATAAAGTTAAACGACCAAATGTGCACCAAGGCATAAACCAGCGTTGTCACAATGAAACCTGTATTCGGGTTCCAACGTTTTGATAGTGCATTCTGTACATAGCCACGCCAAAAGATTTCTTCTGCAGGGCCTATCAATATGAGTAACAGTATAGAGAGTAGCCAGGGATTTTCCCCGGTCTTCATACCATAAATAAGTTCTACCTGCGGGCGGGCAAAGTCAAAAAGCCAGGCAGAAGCTTTATCCCCTACCCAGAATATTCCCCATAATACAACGGACAAAGCCACACCTCCGGCAATATTCTTCCAATCGAACTTCACATCTTCTACCCACCACTGCGGACGAAGTGCAAAAGACATATTCATCAGTATAACTGCCGAAAAGCTCATTGCTGTCCAGAAGTTGAATATGCCGCTTGTCCAGGGAGAGAACATGAAAAACCACAAGAAAGCAGCTATCAGCAAAGGGATGATAATTCGTTTCATACTATATTAAAAATGTAACCGTAAACAGTAAGCTGAACAAAAGTTGCAGTTTCGCCGTCTTTTCATCCAGATTAGAGATTGCACTAATCCCTTCTTTCGGTAACCGCAGCATGGTACGTGCATTGGCTATAGCCGGCAGAATTCCTATTATAGTCAACAGAGACCACCATGGGAAGTTGCCCAGTAGTACACAAATCGCAATCCACAAGAAAGGGAACAGTACTTCAAACATATAGAGGTAAATATCAGTCTTCACTCCCAACTTCATAGCAAGCGTACTGATCTTTGCCCGTACATCCGTACCGATATCACGCGTATTATTAGCATGCAGGATGGCTA
The nucleotide sequence above comes from Bacteroides intestinalis DSM 17393. Encoded proteins:
- a CDS encoding pectate lyase, yielding MNGAYIIRFLCLALFLLPIIPAGASVLPDDEQTETTKELIAFPGAEGFGRNTTGGRGGKVYHVTTLEDGLQEGTLRYALSQEGARTVVFDVAGTIFLDKRLDITNGDLTIAGQSAPGQGVCIARYPVTINADNVIVRYLRFRVGNEGGGEPDGLGSTDCRNLIIDHCSISWSVDECCSIYGGENLTVQWCLVSESLRTAGHAKGKHGYGAIWGGAKASFHHNLLAHHESRVPRLGPRPFTQEREHMDMRNNVFYNWAGNGCYGGEGMCVNIVNNYYKPGPATPKNSPVRYRIAAIGVRIKKYCMNADGTPNAWKPMEHVWGKFYVDGNIIEGNEEVTQDNWTKGIYGQINNASCDNTFTKKVKKEMRLSEPLDAGIITTHSAKQAYELVLDQAGCSRQRDAIDIRVIEETRNGTATYIGSVTKGAESVPGLIDLPADVKPEGATNPWPTLSDGGITADELRDTDGDGIPDVWEAAHGLNPKDVSDGIATTLSKEGYTNLEVYLNGLVK
- a CDS encoding pectinesterase family protein; this encodes MKKIILTALFMGILLGGHARNTASPFQAVVAQDGSGDYTSIQAAIDAVPDNRQEPWLIFVKNGSYREHVVIPETKTYVHLIGQDKDKTIIHHLLNVGGKPEEGTESARTAFWKHSVHNPSSEVYKFEGSVVKVKADHFYTENISYVNDWGVESQNGPQALAMSSQADCAAFNNCIFRSFQDTWMTSTNDSHRHYVKDCWIEGAVDYFYGGGDALLENCTLYNVRSGSVIVAPCHKDAKFGYIFRDCIVDGNASAADGKQKLGRPWHNSPRAVYIHTTMRIPLAPEGWTNMGAIPGLFAEYDSRDTEGNVLDLSLRKTEYDGRGPNNPPKGSCRAIVTKEEADSYVYERIIPGNDGWDPRTMMEKLPAPQNLKKQGTKITWKAVSDAAGYIIFDNDQVVGFAQKPVFETGFVMKGNLKVRAVNLYGSLGLESAL
- a CDS encoding SusC/RagA family TonB-linked outer membrane protein, encoding MKNKCFVWLMAILLMVPIGLSAQEITVKGNVTDSTGEGVIGASVVEKGNAGNGTITDINGDFTLKVSGKGKKLVISYIGMQAQEIDAVAGKTLSIKLQDDSKMLDEVVVVGYGTMKKKDLTGSVSSMNDKVLKDIPVTSALQAMSGHLAGVNVTVTDGSPDAEIKVRVRGGGSITQDNSPLYIVDGFIVKNINDIPPGDIQDISVLKDASSTAIYGAKGANGVVLVTTKSGKAGKTVVDVNSYVGIKKTYNLTDVLSPYEYVYYQKEIDSSPNVSSAGFYSMYGMWDDIDLYKYREGIDWQDQLYGNTGVQKNFNVSLSGGTETMRYNISYTRDDEDYIMLNSNYVRDNFNIKLNKSFGKVIDLDVTARTTNTVIDGPDVSGGRKLRDGVKYAPVKSITTLSMENLVGTSEELDWAESASMLNDPIYNITNEFKKQYSFVNSYNVGLTFHIIKGLDYRVQGSYSYEKAHTDNIWLKKTGESNANGGQPVAKREYTDGYRFTIQNHLTYDFTVAKDHRFNIMFGQEIFSGKSDKMTLQSKFFPKDFTAEQVLAMWNYGEPLPTYNDIGEPSRTSSFFGRLNYTLKDRYYLTFTAREDGTNVFAPGKQWGFFPAGALAWRLSEEPFMEATKSWLSNAKLRLSYGQVGNARVGSYWRQQYSFESSANRLYYIGEKVQSGLKPTNTLRNENLTWETKTSANIGLDLGFFNDKVNVVIDAYKDVTKDLILAVDIPTHSGYGTQYRNLGQTTNKGVELTANWYAVETKDFNLSLGFNISFNRNTVDKLDGSDSMIATSGWGVSIGSDDYRAIVGKSIGQIYGYKQDGFYSFDDFTFNEETKRWIIKPGVADCSDIIATSGNWFGPGHMKLKKLTDDGSDKVTTNDRTVIGNAMPKHTGGFNINADYKGIDFGVQFNWSYGNDILNANKIDNTTYAGSKKYQNLSSDMALDKRFTTIDPETGYNIMYGEYANPARLQEINQNATIWHPLMNSTVMTDYAIEDGSFLRLSNLTIGYTLPKAWTKKFLVEKLRVYFTGYNLHCWTKYSGQDPEVDTRRSTPLTPGVDYSAYPKAHSFLFGINLTL